The Xanthobacter flavus genome includes a window with the following:
- a CDS encoding DNA -binding domain-containing protein codes for MTNAEYLDEPPLGAALTAYDQAHLKLYLRLLDAEADGATWEEVVELLFGLDPAADPNRAAKIHAAHLARAKWMTENGFCELLGPRLH; via the coding sequence GTGACCAACGCAGAATATCTGGACGAACCGCCGCTCGGCGCGGCGCTCACCGCCTATGACCAGGCGCATCTGAAGCTGTACCTGAGGCTGCTCGACGCCGAGGCGGACGGTGCGACCTGGGAGGAAGTCGTCGAGCTTCTCTTCGGCCTCGATCCCGCAGCGGACCCCAACCGTGCAGCGAAAATTCATGCCGCCCACCTCGCTCGCGCGAAATGGATGACCGAGAACGGCTTTTGCGAGCTTCTCGGCCCCCGCCTCCATTGA
- a CDS encoding DUF7146 domain-containing protein, producing the protein MARQDASELAIRLGRQAEAVCRHYLSAGHREGRYWLVGDVRNTPGRSMFVRLKGGETGKGTAGKWTDAATGEHGDLLDVIRESCGLVDFKDVADEARAFLSMPHPEPDRRHDGERKAPAPIGSPEAARRLVGMSQPILGTVVETYLRNRAITALHGTGSLRFHPRCYYRPDEYSPTETWPAMIASVTDLAEHQTGAHRTWLAPDGSDKAPIDTPRRAMGDLLGHAVRFGVAGEVMAAGEGIETMLSLRMALPTMPMAAALSAAHLSAILFPDTLRRLYIARDNDPAGDGAMTTLIERANAAGIEAVVVSPRLGDFNEDLRLAGLDSLRAAARVQIAPQDVARFMALAA; encoded by the coding sequence ATGGCACGGCAGGACGCCTCCGAACTGGCAATCCGTCTCGGCCGGCAGGCCGAGGCGGTGTGCCGCCACTACCTCTCTGCCGGTCATCGGGAGGGCCGCTATTGGCTGGTCGGCGATGTGCGCAACACGCCCGGCCGCTCGATGTTCGTGCGGCTAAAGGGCGGCGAAACCGGCAAGGGCACCGCCGGCAAATGGACCGACGCCGCCACCGGCGAGCATGGCGATCTCCTCGACGTCATCCGCGAGAGCTGCGGCCTGGTCGACTTCAAGGACGTCGCCGATGAGGCGCGCGCCTTCCTGTCGATGCCGCATCCCGAGCCGGACCGCCGGCATGATGGCGAACGCAAAGCACCAGCGCCGATCGGATCGCCGGAAGCAGCGCGGCGGCTCGTCGGGATGTCGCAGCCGATTTTGGGCACTGTCGTGGAAACGTATCTACGGAACCGTGCGATTACGGCTTTGCACGGAACCGGAAGCCTGCGTTTTCATCCCAGGTGCTATTATCGGCCCGACGAGTATTCCCCGACGGAGACCTGGCCGGCGATGATCGCATCGGTCACCGATCTCGCCGAGCATCAGACCGGCGCGCATCGCACCTGGCTCGCCCCTGACGGCTCGGACAAGGCCCCGATCGACACACCGAGACGGGCGATGGGCGACCTCCTGGGACACGCCGTTCGCTTCGGTGTGGCGGGCGAAGTGATGGCGGCGGGCGAAGGCATAGAGACGATGCTGTCGCTCAGAATGGCGCTGCCCACTATGCCGATGGCGGCGGCGCTCTCGGCGGCGCATCTCTCGGCCATCCTGTTCCCCGACACGCTGCGCCGGCTCTACATCGCCCGCGACAATGATCCGGCCGGCGACGGTGCGATGACGACCTTGATCGAACGGGCGAACGCCGCCGGGATCGAGGCGGTCGTGGTGTCTCCGCGCCTGGGCGACTTCAACGAGGATCTCCGCCTGGCTGGTCTGGACAGCCTCCGGGCAGCGGCCCGGGTGCAGATCGCGCCCCAGGACGTCGCACGCTTCATGGCGCTGGCGGCATAG
- a CDS encoding helix-turn-helix domain-containing protein has product MITARQSRAARALLGWTQETLADKARVSLTALKRLESDSGLEVYESTRDQVRRAFEGGGIVLLNSGQSVGVMLVGDKDNP; this is encoded by the coding sequence ATGATCACCGCCCGACAATCACGGGCCGCACGCGCGTTGCTCGGCTGGACACAGGAGACGCTCGCTGACAAGGCCCGGGTATCACTGACCGCGTTGAAGCGCCTTGAATCCGACAGCGGGCTCGAGGTGTATGAATCAACACGCGATCAGGTCCGTCGAGCCTTTGAAGGCGGTGGCATCGTCCTGCTCAACTCCGGCCAAAGCGTGGGAGTGATGCTGGTTGGTGACAAGGACAACCCTTGA
- a CDS encoding DUF736 domain-containing protein, translating to MATIGTFKKTGNNEYTGEIVTLSLQTKNVRIVSEARATGENAPSHRVFVGRAEIGAAWSKTSNEGRAYLGLKLDDPSFNAPIYANLFDDEEGEGFSLIWSRPSGRRNGE from the coding sequence ATGGCGACCATCGGCACCTTCAAGAAGACCGGCAACAACGAGTACACCGGCGAAATCGTCACCCTCAGCCTGCAGACCAAGAACGTCCGCATCGTCTCCGAGGCCCGCGCTACCGGAGAGAACGCCCCCAGCCACCGCGTCTTCGTCGGCCGCGCCGAGATCGGCGCCGCCTGGTCCAAGACCTCCAACGAGGGGCGCGCCTATCTGGGCCTGAAGCTCGACGATCCCAGCTTCAATGCCCCGATCTACGCCAACCTCTTCGACGACGAGGAAGGCGAAGGCTTCAGCCTCATCTGGTCCCGCCCTAGCGGCCGCCGCAACGGCGAGTAA
- a CDS encoding antirestriction protein: protein MPDTNPSTDDSAARAVAIVPEGRRMGFLPLLFGREHVLVAEMTVYHLMGRLSPLDYRGGLWDFYERGGRPLYLAPTSKPRFQIVCDTNGYEGEVSADAAGIIATLFAFSHLSFKYPIDAMSEGYGRLYDYAADHLEAAEIFQAID from the coding sequence ATGCCCGACACCAACCCCAGCACTGACGATTCCGCGGCGCGCGCCGTGGCAATCGTACCGGAGGGTCGCCGGATGGGCTTCCTGCCGCTGCTCTTCGGCCGTGAGCACGTCCTGGTGGCGGAGATGACCGTCTATCACCTGATGGGACGCCTGAGCCCGCTCGATTATCGTGGCGGTCTCTGGGACTTCTATGAGCGCGGCGGGAGGCCGCTCTACCTCGCGCCGACCTCTAAGCCCCGCTTTCAGATCGTCTGCGACACTAACGGCTATGAGGGCGAGGTATCGGCCGACGCCGCGGGCATCATCGCGACGCTGTTCGCCTTCTCCCATCTCTCCTTCAAATATCCGATCGACGCGATGTCGGAAGGATATGGCCGCCTCTACGACTACGCCGCGGACCATCTGGAAGCCGCCGAGATCTTCCAGGCGATCGACTGA
- a CDS encoding ParB/RepB/Spo0J family partition protein has translation MATAVQKIILSSSRDIPFNKLVLSQSNVRRVKAGVSIEDLAASIARRGLIQSLSVFPVVDAEGVETGMFEVPAGGRRFRALELLVKQKRLAKIAPVPCVVRDRDGAILPEEVSLAENIERAPLHPLDQFRAFHDMLTKGMTEEEIAAAFFVPVNVVKQRLRLAAVSPVLHEVYADDGMTLEQLMAFTVSEDHERQTQVWDAIKDAWSKEPYQIRRMLTETTVRASDKRAVFLGLEAYEAAGGIVMRDLFQADDGGWLQDVGLLDRLVAEKLKAEAEVIAAEGWKWIEVAVSFPYDAVRGLQEISGTPIDLSAEEQATIEALTAEQARLEAEYQDADELPDEVDERMGEIETALAAFDDRPEHFDPADIAIAGVFVSIDADGSLSVDRGFVRPEDVPQVRTDGEEGSETDTESAGTASPSVQRAVITIGGRPVEPEEDDDDDSIKPLPERLVVELTAYRTLALRNAVAENPHIAMTALLHKLVSDNFMTRMYTGAMEAGVKHIFFPVQDEALKDSPSARAVQERHDAWATDIPKDDDALWDWLAGLDDASRMALLAHCVSYGVNALYERPNPHSAGGVSQHTLDMRLAQADRLTRTTGLDIVEAGWRPTFGNYLNRVTKPRILQAVREGAGERAAELIGHLKKGDMAKEAERLLADSGWLPEPLRLAGVDGDSAAGADGGSEAEGAELPDFLSADDDSESPADGEDDDRHLVAAE, from the coding sequence CAGAAGATCATCCTGTCGTCCTCGCGCGACATCCCCTTCAACAAGCTGGTGCTCAGCCAGTCCAACGTCCGGCGCGTGAAGGCCGGCGTCTCGATCGAGGACCTTGCGGCCTCGATCGCTCGTCGCGGCCTGATCCAGAGTCTCAGCGTCTTTCCCGTCGTTGACGCCGAGGGCGTGGAGACCGGCATGTTCGAGGTGCCCGCCGGCGGTCGCCGCTTCCGGGCGCTCGAACTGCTGGTGAAGCAGAAGCGTCTCGCCAAGATCGCTCCAGTGCCCTGCGTGGTCCGTGATCGCGATGGCGCCATCCTCCCCGAAGAGGTGTCGCTGGCCGAGAATATCGAGCGCGCGCCGCTCCATCCGCTCGATCAGTTCCGCGCCTTCCACGACATGCTGACCAAAGGCATGACCGAGGAGGAGATCGCTGCGGCTTTCTTCGTCCCCGTCAACGTGGTCAAGCAGCGGCTGCGCCTCGCAGCCGTCTCGCCCGTCCTCCACGAGGTCTATGCCGACGACGGCATGACGCTGGAGCAGCTCATGGCCTTCACCGTCTCCGAAGACCACGAGCGTCAGACCCAGGTCTGGGACGCGATCAAGGACGCCTGGTCGAAGGAGCCCTATCAGATCCGGCGCATGCTGACCGAGACCACGGTGCGCGCCTCCGACAAGCGTGCCGTCTTCCTCGGCCTCGAAGCCTATGAGGCGGCTGGCGGCATCGTCATGCGCGACCTGTTCCAGGCCGACGATGGCGGCTGGCTGCAGGACGTCGGGCTTCTCGATCGCCTCGTCGCCGAGAAGCTGAAGGCCGAGGCTGAGGTGATCGCCGCCGAGGGTTGGAAGTGGATCGAGGTCGCGGTCAGTTTCCCCTACGACGCCGTGCGCGGTCTGCAGGAAATCTCCGGCACGCCGATCGATCTATCGGCGGAGGAACAGGCGACCATCGAGGCGCTCACCGCCGAGCAGGCCAGGCTCGAAGCGGAATATCAGGACGCCGACGAACTGCCCGATGAGGTCGACGAGCGCATGGGCGAGATCGAGACGGCTCTGGCCGCGTTCGACGATCGCCCCGAGCACTTCGATCCGGCCGACATCGCCATCGCCGGCGTCTTTGTCAGCATCGACGCCGACGGATCGCTTTCGGTCGATCGCGGCTTCGTCCGGCCCGAGGATGTGCCTCAGGTCCGGACCGATGGTGAGGAAGGATCGGAGACCGATACCGAATCCGCCGGCACCGCGAGCCCCTCGGTGCAACGCGCTGTCATCACTATCGGCGGCCGGCCTGTCGAACCGGAGGAGGACGATGATGACGACAGCATCAAACCGTTGCCCGAACGCCTCGTCGTCGAGCTGACCGCCTACCGCACCCTCGCGCTGCGCAACGCGGTGGCTGAAAACCCGCACATCGCCATGACGGCGCTTCTCCACAAACTCGTCTCGGACAACTTCATGACCCGCATGTACACGGGCGCTATGGAGGCCGGGGTGAAGCACATCTTCTTCCCCGTTCAGGACGAGGCGCTGAAGGACAGCCCCTCCGCGCGGGCCGTGCAGGAGCGTCACGACGCCTGGGCCACTGACATCCCGAAGGACGACGACGCCCTGTGGGATTGGCTCGCCGGTCTCGACGATGCCAGCCGTATGGCGCTGCTGGCACATTGCGTCAGCTATGGGGTCAACGCGCTCTATGAGCGGCCGAACCCGCACAGCGCTGGCGGCGTGTCGCAGCACACGCTCGACATGAGGCTCGCGCAGGCCGACCGGCTGACGCGGACGACCGGGCTCGACATAGTGGAGGCTGGTTGGCGCCCGACCTTCGGCAACTACCTCAACCGTGTCACCAAGCCGCGCATCCTCCAAGCCGTCCGCGAAGGCGCCGGCGAGCGAGCGGCCGAGCTTATCGGTCATCTGAAAAAGGGCGACATGGCCAAGGAGGCCGAGCGTCTCCTGGCCGATAGCGGTTGGCTGCCTGAGCCGCTTCGGCTTGCTGGCGTTGACGGCGATTCTGCAGCGGGCGCGGACGGCGGCAGCGAAGCCGAGGGGGCCGAGCTGCCCGACTTCCTCAGCGCCGACGACGACTCGGAATCGCCGGCCGATGGCGAGGATGACGACCGTCACCTCGTAGCCGCCGAATGA
- a CDS encoding strawberry notch family protein produces the protein MNILSPVALPAAPVTPASSILNVALQLLDHLERGQRIDAAILRAAMEEAFGASDTSGAWNWKAAYEACEVATVLFLRKYGKALFRKAASPASRLSALAKIAELLPTHTRRSEESQALQQFSTPAPLGLAAVAAASIAAGDIVLEPSAGTGLLAILAEISGGTLLLNELAETRADLLAALFPAVAVMRFDAAQINDHLATGSVPSVVLMNPPFSAMANVTGRVADTVYRHVASALARLSDGGRLVAITGANFSPDHPAWAAAFIRLQERGRVVFTAAVDGSVYAKHGTTIDTRLTVIDKLPADDQATFPPSPGTAPDVATLLGWIEAQVPPRQTAALPPAAALAPAATPRTVRGYLARTTAARPATPASIEPEGVELAYETVDWTPAEDGRITDAIYEEYRLQAILIPGAQAHPTKLVQSVAMASVAPPKPSYRPRLPANIVPDGLLSDAQLETVIYAGEAHSDFLAGSWTLDEAFDVVSAAPDDAPNAVRFRRGFMLGDGTGAGKGRQSAGIILDNWMQGRHKAVWISKSDKLLEDAQRDWSALGMERLLVTPLSRFPQGKDITLSEAVLFTTYATLRSDDRGEKLSRVKQIVEWLGSDFDGVIIFDESHAMQNAAGGKGERGDVAASQQGRAGLRLQHALPNARVVYVSATGATTVHNLAYAQRLGLWGGEDFPFSTRAEFVEAIEDGGVAAMEVLARDLRSLGLYTARSLSYDGVEYELVEHQLTPEQTGIYDAYAGAFAVIHNNLDAAMQAANITGDGGTLNRQAKSAARSAFESAKQRFFGHLLTSMKTPTLIRSIEQDLIDGHAAVIQIVSTGEALMERRLAEIPTEEWNDVRVDITPREYVLDYLAHSFPVQLYEPFTDSEGNLSSRPVFRDGQPVESRDAVARRDRLIERLASLPPVPGALDQIVQRFGTDVVAEVTGRSRRIVRKTSPGGIDRLAVENRAVSANLAETQAFMDDQKRILIFSDAGGTGRSYHADLSARNQRLRVHYLLEPGWKADAAIQGLGRTNRTNQAQPPLFRPISTDVKAEKRFLSTIARRLDTLGAITRGQRQTGGQGLFRPEDNLESHYARDALRQLYLLLVRGKVDGCSLQMFEDATGLSLMDSTGIKDELPPITTFLNRLLALTIELQGVLFTAFERLLNAKIEGAIASGSYDVGLETLQAESFIVTDRRTIHVHPGTGAEARLLTINQRQRNRPVTLAEALDHLDDAGAKLLVNERSGRAAVQIPTTSIMLDDGEIERRVRLIRPMEAHNIPIKMMDETHWVDADRAGFTAAWNAEAAEVPEYADSTIHVVSGLLLPIWKRLPNESTRVYRLQTDDGERIVGRRVSPAWVAGALAAGTSTLTPDYAFMALMDGKTILDLTEGLQLRRVRVMGANRIELSGFTDAMRDRLRAYGLFHEIISWKLRMFVPTDTTGATILAKVLERYPVERIGEREAA, from the coding sequence ATGAACATTCTGTCTCCCGTGGCCCTTCCGGCCGCGCCCGTCACCCCCGCGTCCTCGATCCTCAACGTAGCGCTACAGCTTCTCGATCATCTAGAGCGCGGCCAGCGTATCGACGCCGCGATCCTCCGTGCAGCGATGGAAGAAGCCTTCGGCGCATCCGACACCAGCGGCGCCTGGAACTGGAAGGCCGCCTATGAGGCGTGCGAGGTCGCGACAGTCCTCTTCCTGCGCAAATACGGAAAGGCGCTTTTCCGTAAGGCCGCGTCTCCGGCTTCACGGCTTTCCGCTCTCGCGAAGATCGCCGAACTCCTGCCGACGCATACGCGGCGCTCGGAAGAATCGCAGGCGCTCCAGCAGTTCTCGACGCCGGCGCCGCTCGGTCTCGCCGCCGTGGCGGCCGCCTCCATTGCTGCTGGCGACATCGTGCTGGAGCCGTCTGCTGGCACGGGTCTTCTCGCCATCCTGGCCGAGATATCAGGCGGAACGCTCCTCCTCAACGAGCTGGCCGAGACCCGAGCTGATCTGCTCGCTGCGCTGTTTCCGGCTGTCGCCGTCATGCGCTTCGACGCTGCCCAGATCAATGATCATCTCGCGACTGGATCCGTCCCCTCCGTCGTGCTGATGAATCCGCCATTCTCTGCCATGGCAAACGTCACCGGCCGCGTGGCCGATACAGTCTATCGCCATGTCGCTTCCGCGCTGGCCCGGCTCTCCGATGGCGGGCGGCTGGTGGCGATCACTGGTGCCAACTTCAGCCCCGACCATCCGGCTTGGGCTGCGGCCTTCATCCGGCTTCAGGAGCGTGGCCGCGTCGTCTTCACAGCGGCTGTGGACGGCTCGGTCTATGCCAAGCACGGCACGACCATCGACACCCGGCTGACAGTCATCGACAAGCTGCCGGCCGACGATCAGGCTACGTTTCCCCCTTCGCCAGGCACCGCGCCCGACGTCGCCACGCTGCTCGGCTGGATCGAGGCGCAAGTTCCACCGCGCCAGACTGCGGCCCTCCCGCCAGCGGCGGCCCTGGCACCCGCCGCGACGCCCCGGACCGTTCGCGGATATCTCGCGCGCACCACTGCTGCACGTCCCGCCACGCCCGCGTCCATCGAGCCCGAAGGCGTCGAACTCGCCTATGAAACCGTGGACTGGACGCCCGCCGAAGACGGCCGGATCACCGATGCAATTTATGAAGAATACCGATTGCAGGCGATCCTTATTCCCGGGGCGCAGGCCCATCCGACCAAGCTGGTGCAATCCGTGGCGATGGCCTCGGTCGCGCCGCCGAAGCCCAGCTATCGGCCCCGGCTGCCCGCCAACATCGTCCCAGATGGTCTTCTTTCCGATGCTCAGCTCGAAACCGTCATCTACGCCGGCGAGGCGCATTCCGACTTCCTCGCGGGATCATGGACGCTCGATGAGGCCTTCGACGTCGTCTCGGCCGCGCCCGACGATGCGCCGAACGCCGTGCGCTTCCGCCGGGGCTTCATGCTTGGCGACGGCACCGGCGCTGGCAAGGGTCGCCAGTCGGCTGGCATCATCCTCGACAACTGGATGCAGGGCCGCCACAAGGCGGTGTGGATCTCCAAATCCGACAAGCTGCTGGAGGATGCCCAGCGCGACTGGTCCGCCCTCGGCATGGAGCGGCTGCTGGTCACGCCGCTGTCGCGCTTCCCGCAGGGCAAGGACATCACGCTCTCGGAAGCCGTCCTATTTACCACCTATGCCACGCTACGGTCCGACGATCGCGGCGAGAAGCTTTCCCGCGTCAAGCAGATCGTCGAATGGTTGGGCTCCGACTTCGATGGAGTGATCATTTTCGACGAGAGCCACGCCATGCAGAACGCCGCTGGTGGAAAGGGCGAACGCGGCGACGTCGCCGCCTCGCAGCAGGGCCGTGCGGGCCTCCGGCTCCAGCACGCCCTGCCGAACGCGCGTGTCGTCTATGTCTCAGCGACCGGCGCGACCACCGTCCACAATCTCGCCTACGCCCAGCGCCTCGGTCTCTGGGGCGGCGAGGACTTCCCGTTTTCGACCCGCGCCGAATTCGTCGAGGCGATCGAGGACGGCGGCGTGGCGGCGATGGAGGTGCTGGCCCGCGACCTGCGCTCGCTCGGGCTCTACACGGCCCGGTCGCTCTCCTACGACGGCGTCGAATACGAACTGGTCGAGCACCAGCTCACCCCCGAGCAGACCGGCATCTACGACGCCTATGCCGGCGCCTTCGCTGTCATCCATAACAATCTCGACGCGGCGATGCAGGCCGCCAACATCACCGGCGACGGCGGCACGCTGAACCGCCAGGCCAAGTCCGCGGCGCGCTCAGCCTTCGAATCCGCCAAGCAGCGGTTCTTCGGCCATCTGCTGACCTCGATGAAGACGCCAACCCTGATCCGCTCGATCGAGCAGGACCTGATCGACGGCCATGCCGCCGTGATCCAGATCGTGTCGACCGGCGAAGCCCTGATGGAGCGCCGCCTGGCGGAAATCCCCACCGAGGAATGGAACGACGTCCGGGTGGACATCACTCCGCGCGAATACGTTCTGGATTACCTCGCCCATTCCTTTCCGGTGCAGCTCTACGAGCCGTTCACCGACAGCGAGGGCAATCTGTCGTCGCGACCGGTGTTTCGCGACGGCCAGCCGGTCGAGAGCCGTGACGCTGTTGCCCGTCGAGACCGTTTGATCGAGAGGCTCGCTTCGCTGCCACCGGTCCCCGGCGCGCTCGACCAGATTGTCCAGCGCTTCGGAACCGATGTCGTAGCGGAGGTGACGGGACGTTCGCGGCGCATTGTTCGCAAGACCAGTCCCGGCGGCATTGACCGCCTCGCCGTGGAGAACCGTGCCGTCTCGGCCAATCTGGCCGAGACCCAAGCGTTCATGGACGATCAAAAACGCATCCTGATCTTCTCCGACGCCGGCGGCACCGGGCGCAGCTACCATGCTGACCTGTCGGCGCGGAACCAGCGACTGCGCGTCCACTACCTGCTGGAGCCGGGGTGGAAGGCCGACGCCGCCATTCAGGGCCTGGGCCGCACCAACCGGACTAACCAGGCGCAGCCGCCGCTGTTCCGGCCAATCTCGACCGACGTGAAGGCGGAAAAGCGCTTCCTCTCGACCATCGCCCGCCGCCTCGACACCCTGGGCGCGATCACGCGCGGCCAGCGCCAGACCGGCGGCCAGGGCTTGTTCCGGCCCGAAGACAATCTGGAAAGCCACTACGCCCGCGACGCCCTGCGGCAACTCTACCTGCTGCTGGTGCGCGGCAAGGTCGACGGCTGCTCGCTCCAGATGTTCGAGGATGCCACCGGCCTCTCGCTGATGGATTCCACCGGCATCAAGGACGAACTGCCGCCGATCACCACCTTTCTCAACCGGCTGCTTGCGCTGACCATCGAACTTCAGGGCGTCCTGTTCACGGCGTTCGAGCGGCTGCTGAACGCCAAGATCGAAGGCGCTATCGCTTCCGGCAGCTACGACGTCGGGCTGGAGACGCTGCAGGCCGAGAGCTTCATCGTCACCGACCGCCGAACGATCCACGTTCATCCTGGCACCGGGGCCGAGGCCCGGCTGCTGACCATCAACCAGCGCCAGCGCAACCGTCCCGTGACGCTGGCCGAGGCGCTCGACCATCTCGATGACGCAGGCGCGAAGCTGCTGGTCAACGAGCGTTCGGGCCGCGCCGCCGTGCAGATACCAACCACCAGCATCATGCTGGACGATGGCGAGATCGAACGGCGCGTGCGGCTGATCCGGCCCATGGAGGCGCACAACATCCCCATCAAGATGATGGACGAGACCCATTGGGTCGACGCGGATCGGGCTGGCTTCACAGCGGCCTGGAATGCCGAGGCCGCCGAGGTGCCGGAATATGCCGATAGCACCATCCATGTCGTCAGCGGGCTCTTGCTGCCGATCTGGAAGCGGCTGCCGAACGAGTCGACGCGGGTCTATCGACTCCAGACAGATGACGGCGAGCGCATCGTTGGCCGCCGCGTCTCCCCGGCATGGGTGGCCGGCGCGCTCGCGGCTGGCACGTCAACCCTGACGCCCGACTACGCGTTCATGGCGCTGATGGACGGCAAGACCATCCTCGATCTGACCGAGGGTCTCCAGCTTCGCCGCGTCCGGGTCATGGGCGCCAACCGCATCGAACTGTCGGGCTTCACCGACGCCATGCGCGATCGCCTGCGGGCATATGGCCTATTCCACGAAATCATCTCGTGGAAGCTGCGAATGTTTGTGCCGACCGATACGACCGGGGCGACCATCCTCGCCAAGGTGCTGGAGCGCTATCCCGTCGAGCGTATCGGCGAGCGGGAGGCGGCGTGA
- a CDS encoding DUF2493 domain-containing protein: MSEHDDYEPHHASSPTDHVLSELQLYGYRPFTDEPDPRPLPEGDHVAGAIADIFDALIVTLEDTRLEPDLDDLLWSTVNVFHRATDRIERELDDNEQAQRRGQREQDGSEVKAVELERLTAEGQTMIERRNAFELMRDQAAEHYERHTGSNWRPRSGSMVNHRNLTSAMIDSRDFLAAKKRADNQVLLPAGAKIAFTGGLDFNDHHLIWAKLDQVHAKHPDMVLLHGKSPKGAEKIAAKWADARKVPQVGFAPDWTKHAKAAPFKRNDQMLDVLPIGVIVFPGTGIQDNLADKARKLGIPLFDFRPKGGGA, translated from the coding sequence ATGAGCGAGCACGACGACTACGAACCGCACCACGCCTCTTCACCCACCGACCATGTCCTCAGCGAACTCCAGCTTTACGGCTACCGTCCCTTCACGGATGAACCCGATCCCCGACCGCTTCCGGAAGGCGACCATGTCGCCGGCGCCATCGCCGACATCTTTGACGCCCTGATCGTCACCCTTGAGGACACCCGCCTCGAGCCCGACCTCGACGATCTCCTCTGGTCGACGGTCAACGTCTTCCACCGAGCCACCGACCGGATCGAGCGCGAGCTGGACGACAACGAGCAGGCGCAGCGCCGCGGCCAGCGCGAACAGGACGGCAGCGAAGTGAAGGCCGTCGAGCTGGAACGCCTGACGGCCGAGGGCCAGACCATGATCGAACGCCGCAACGCCTTCGAGCTGATGCGCGACCAGGCCGCCGAGCACTACGAGCGCCACACCGGATCGAACTGGCGACCGCGCAGCGGATCGATGGTCAACCACCGCAACCTGACCTCGGCGATGATCGACAGCCGCGACTTCCTCGCCGCCAAGAAGCGCGCCGACAATCAGGTGCTACTACCTGCCGGTGCAAAGATCGCCTTTACCGGTGGGCTCGACTTCAACGATCACCACCTGATCTGGGCCAAGCTCGATCAGGTCCACGCCAAGCACCCCGACATGGTGCTGCTGCACGGCAAGTCGCCGAAGGGCGCCGAGAAGATCGCGGCCAAATGGGCCGACGCCCGCAAGGTGCCGCAGGTCGGCTTCGCCCCCGACTGGACGAAACACGCCAAGGCCGCACCGTTCAAGCGCAACGATCAGATGCTGGACGTCCTGCCGATCGGGGTCATCGTCTTCCCTGGCACCGGCATTCAGGACAATCTCGCCGACAAGGCGAGGAAGCTCGGCATCCCGCTGTTCGACTTCCGCCCGAAGGGAGGTGGCGCGTGA
- a CDS encoding DUF6117 family protein: MIPDHARANFQTLLRAAESGDLALMECTDAATGEPRYVICAVGRDGGDYMFTPFGHLADGNPYDAYLPPNTGGEIAA; the protein is encoded by the coding sequence ATGATCCCCGACCATGCGCGAGCCAATTTCCAAACCCTGCTGCGCGCCGCGGAAAGCGGCGATCTGGCGCTGATGGAATGCACGGACGCCGCGACCGGCGAGCCGCGCTATGTCATCTGTGCGGTCGGCCGTGACGGTGGCGACTATATGTTCACGCCGTTCGGCCATCTGGCAGATGGCAATCCTTACGACGCCTACCTTCCGCCCAATACGGGTGGCGAAATAGCTGCCTGA
- a CDS encoding flavin reductase family protein, whose translation MPKVPEKTDFPVSQVRRYLEPGPIVLVSSKWQGATNIMTLGWHTILEFSPSLVGLMISGGNHSHHMIRESRECVVNLPTTALTDTVVGIGNTSGAEIDKFAKFNLTRQEASKVDAPLIGECHASFECRLHDDALVDKYNFFIFEVVKVHVATSPKHPETLHYTGDGVFVVSGKVISRRSLFRPEML comes from the coding sequence ATGCCGAAGGTGCCTGAGAAGACCGACTTCCCCGTCAGCCAGGTGCGGCGCTATCTGGAGCCCGGTCCGATCGTGCTGGTGTCATCAAAGTGGCAGGGCGCGACCAACATCATGACGCTCGGTTGGCACACGATCCTGGAATTCTCGCCGTCTCTGGTCGGCCTGATGATCTCCGGCGGCAATCACAGCCACCACATGATCCGCGAAAGCCGGGAATGCGTGGTGAACCTGCCGACGACGGCGCTGACCGATACCGTGGTGGGGATCGGCAACACGTCGGGGGCCGAGATCGACAAGTTCGCCAAGTTCAATCTCACGCGGCAAGAGGCGAGCAAGGTCGATGCGCCGTTGATCGGCGAATGCCATGCCAGCTTCGAATGCCGCCTTCACGACGACGCGCTGGTCGACAAGTACAATTTCTTCATCTTCGAGGTGGTGAAGGTGCATGTCGCCACGTCGCCAAAGCATCCCGAGACGCTGCATTACACCGGCGATGGCGTGTTCGTGGTGTCCGGCAAGGTCATCAGCCGCAGATCGCTGTTTCGACCCGAGATGCTGTGA